In Halapricum desulfuricans, a single window of DNA contains:
- a CDS encoding 30S ribosomal protein S19e yields the protein MTTLYDVPAEDLIEAAADRLDEDDLEQPDWIEFTTTGVDRELPPEQDDFWARRAASLLRKVAVDGPVGVGSLATAYGNTKGGSNRYQVRPPSQSDGSRKIIRTALQQLEDAGYVETEANDGRVVTAEGRQLLDSIAEDVLEELDRPELERYA from the coding sequence ATGACGACACTCTACGATGTCCCCGCGGAGGACCTCATCGAGGCCGCCGCGGACCGACTCGACGAGGACGACCTCGAGCAACCGGACTGGATCGAGTTCACGACTACGGGCGTCGACCGCGAACTGCCGCCCGAGCAGGACGACTTCTGGGCGCGTCGCGCCGCCAGCCTGCTCCGGAAGGTCGCCGTCGACGGCCCCGTCGGCGTCGGATCGCTCGCGACCGCCTACGGCAACACCAAGGGCGGCTCCAACCGCTATCAGGTCCGACCCCCGAGCCAGAGCGACGGTTCGCGCAAGATCATCCGCACCGCGCTCCAGCAGCTCGAAGACGCCGGCTACGTCGAGACGGAGGCCAACGACGGTCGCGTGGTCACCGCCGAGGGACGCCAGTTGCTCGATTCGATCGCAGAGGACGTGCTCGAGGAACTCGACCGGCCCGAACTCGAACGCTACGCCTGA
- a CDS encoding HPP family protein translates to MLGPVDSVRGLPRRISRLIHEKVRAFRRWIETTHNLIHLSVLLALPLLLGSVTALSNAIDLLPFLLFPPLASGSYTLFSSPESRSASPRRFVGGLTAGAFCGWIALELALRYWYQPRPQALAADPAAVALGLFLTGVVTWALDIEEASAFSTALLVHVTGADQFAYVLSVAASSALVAAAFVLWRDNVYEQRANILYESTRGDDHVLVPTGGPHEDATAMLGARLAAAHDAGKVVLCDVVADEDIAAQEQALLEGRGEPVDEGIDAIVPQADPTGVQPGDVHQNWADFERESPDHSQGVDAGDISQDWDAYDADTIRERARDRAVAVSAATLESRAERIERDVGVPCEVVVAAGSRSRARTISRTARETGCDLIVASYETDNGDLAPSVRELFESDIDVLVHRSADERARWSRVLVLVRRASDVAHAMIDFATRLTGDDVSLCRCIDAERERRDAEEMLANLAGTADGNVETRVARADVVSFLEANAAQFDLVVLGSSGDRSAASRFLTPPTYERLGELDIDVAILDRGR, encoded by the coding sequence ATGCTCGGCCCGGTCGATAGCGTGCGAGGGCTCCCGAGGCGGATCTCCAGGCTGATCCACGAGAAGGTTCGGGCGTTTCGCCGGTGGATCGAGACGACCCACAATCTGATCCACCTCTCGGTGCTCCTCGCGCTGCCGCTGTTGCTTGGATCCGTGACGGCGCTGTCGAACGCGATCGACCTCCTGCCGTTTCTGCTCTTCCCGCCGCTTGCGTCGGGATCGTACACGCTCTTTTCCAGTCCCGAGAGTCGCTCCGCCTCGCCGCGCCGGTTCGTCGGCGGACTCACGGCAGGCGCGTTCTGTGGCTGGATCGCGCTCGAACTCGCGTTGCGCTACTGGTATCAGCCCCGGCCACAGGCGCTCGCGGCCGATCCGGCAGCCGTCGCGCTGGGGCTGTTCCTGACGGGCGTCGTCACCTGGGCGCTCGACATCGAAGAGGCGTCGGCGTTCTCGACGGCGCTTCTGGTGCACGTCACCGGTGCGGACCAGTTCGCCTACGTCCTCAGCGTCGCAGCGTCAAGCGCGCTGGTCGCCGCCGCGTTCGTGCTCTGGCGCGACAACGTCTACGAACAGCGCGCGAACATCCTCTACGAGTCGACACGCGGCGACGATCACGTGCTAGTCCCGACGGGCGGCCCCCACGAAGACGCGACCGCGATGCTGGGTGCGCGACTCGCGGCCGCCCACGACGCCGGGAAAGTCGTCCTCTGTGACGTCGTCGCCGACGAGGACATCGCCGCTCAGGAACAGGCACTGCTGGAGGGGCGTGGAGAACCCGTCGACGAGGGGATCGATGCCATTGTCCCGCAGGCCGACCCGACCGGCGTCCAGCCCGGCGACGTCCACCAGAACTGGGCCGACTTCGAGCGCGAATCCCCGGACCACAGTCAGGGGGTCGATGCCGGTGACATCAGCCAGGACTGGGACGCCTACGACGCGGACACGATCCGAGAGCGCGCACGCGATCGTGCCGTCGCCGTGTCGGCCGCCACGCTCGAATCGCGTGCCGAGCGCATCGAGAGAGACGTGGGCGTCCCCTGTGAGGTCGTCGTCGCCGCCGGAAGCAGGTCCCGCGCGCGGACGATCTCCCGGACGGCCCGCGAGACCGGCTGTGACCTGATCGTAGCGTCCTACGAGACCGACAACGGGGATCTCGCACCGTCGGTCCGCGAACTATTCGAGAGCGATATCGACGTGCTCGTCCACCGGTCTGCCGACGAACGGGCTCGCTGGTCACGTGTGCTGGTGCTGGTGCGACGGGCCAGCGACGTCGCACACGCCATGATCGACTTCGCGACGCGACTGACCGGCGACGACGTCAGTCTGTGTCGCTGTATCGACGCCGAGCGCGAGCGCCGCGACGCCGAGGAGATGCTCGCGAACCTCGCCGGGACCGCGGACGGGAACGTCGAAACGCGGGTCGCTCGCGCCGACGTCGTGTCGTTCCTCGAGGCGAACGCCGCCCAGTTCGATCTGGTCGTGCTCGGATCGAGCGGGGACCGAAGTGCCGCTTCTCGATTCCTCACCCCGCCGACCTACGAGCGACTCGGCGAACTCGACATCGACGTCGCGATTCTCGACCGGGGGCGATAG
- a CDS encoding nucleoside phosphorylase, protein MAKQPHLLVEEGDIHDLALVPGDPGRVDRIADRCEDVELVAQNREYKLVNATYDGRPLTICSTGIGSPSAAIAAEELAAVGVETLVRVGTTGALQPGIEIGDMIVATGAAKDEGTTKRYESATVPAVPDYEVLSGLVDAAERIEDETAGGAVHVGPIATDDAFYAETDEYVDAWEAAGLLAVEMEAAALFTLARRKGLAAGAICTVDGNLVEGAQKGETESEELPEKAKNNVERAIEIALEAATGL, encoded by the coding sequence ATGGCCAAACAGCCACACCTGCTCGTCGAGGAGGGCGACATTCACGATCTGGCGCTCGTGCCGGGCGATCCCGGCCGCGTCGACCGTATCGCCGACCGCTGTGAGGACGTCGAACTCGTCGCACAGAACCGCGAGTACAAGCTCGTCAACGCCACCTACGACGGGCGACCGCTGACGATCTGTTCGACCGGAATCGGAAGCCCTTCGGCCGCGATCGCCGCCGAAGAGCTGGCCGCTGTCGGCGTCGAAACCCTCGTCCGCGTGGGGACGACCGGCGCGCTCCAGCCGGGCATCGAGATCGGCGATATGATCGTTGCGACGGGCGCGGCCAAAGACGAGGGAACGACGAAACGCTACGAGTCCGCGACCGTCCCGGCCGTTCCCGACTACGAGGTGCTCTCCGGACTCGTCGATGCGGCCGAACGGATCGAAGACGAGACCGCGGGCGGGGCCGTCCACGTCGGTCCGATCGCGACCGACGACGCCTTCTACGCCGAGACCGACGAGTACGTCGATGCCTGGGAGGCGGCCGGACTGCTGGCCGTCGAGATGGAAGCGGCCGCGCTGTTCACGCTCGCCCGTCGGAAGGGGCTCGCTGCCGGTGCGATCTGCACTGTCGATGGCAACCTCGTCGAGGGGGCCCAGAAGGGCGAAACCGAATCGGAGGAGCTCCCCGAGAAGGCCAAGAACAACGTCGAGCGTGCGATCGAGATCGCGCTCGAGGCGGCGACGGGACTGTAG
- the rpiA gene encoding ribose-5-phosphate isomerase RpiA has product MKRGGTDEQKRAAGESAADTVSDGIVVGLGTGSTTAYAIRELGRRVDAGLDIEGIPTSYQSRQLAREIGIPLTTLDDARPEVAIDGADQVAGGTLIKGGGAAHAREKLVDAAADRLLVVVDPTKEADVLDHPVPVEVLPDARRTVADAVADLGGDPQLRAAERKDGPVVTDNGNLVLDCDFGEIGDPATLASDLSALPGVLEHGLFVDLADEIHCGTADGVRVTRL; this is encoded by the coding sequence ATGAAACGAGGGGGTACGGACGAGCAGAAGCGCGCCGCGGGCGAGTCGGCGGCCGACACCGTCTCCGACGGCATCGTCGTCGGTCTCGGAACGGGAAGCACGACTGCCTACGCGATCCGCGAACTCGGGAGACGCGTCGACGCCGGGCTGGACATCGAGGGGATCCCGACCTCCTACCAGTCCCGACAATTGGCCCGCGAGATCGGGATCCCGCTGACGACGCTTGACGACGCGAGGCCCGAGGTAGCGATCGACGGTGCCGATCAGGTCGCCGGCGGGACGCTGATCAAGGGCGGCGGTGCGGCACACGCCCGGGAGAAACTCGTCGACGCCGCCGCCGACCGGCTGCTCGTGGTCGTCGACCCGACGAAGGAGGCGGACGTTCTCGATCACCCGGTGCCGGTCGAGGTGCTCCCGGACGCTCGCCGGACCGTCGCCGACGCGGTGGCCGACCTCGGTGGCGACCCGCAACTGCGGGCGGCCGAGCGCAAGGACGGCCCGGTCGTCACCGACAACGGCAACCTCGTGCTGGACTGTGACTTCGGCGAGATCGGAGACCCGGCGACGCTGGCGAGCGACCTCTCGGCGCTACCGGGCGTACTCGAACACGGCCTGTTCGTCGACCTGGCCGACGAGATCCACTGCGGGACGGCCGACGGCGTTCGCGTGACCCGCCTCTAG
- a CDS encoding DUF7518 family protein: MCGNRVEELEEQVNQLQATVDGLTDELVECKVRIRELENAVDADMGFSPASSETDPETEPPSAEEPNTEEADPTDEHDEEPETDGDSDIIIA, translated from the coding sequence ATGTGCGGCAATCGCGTCGAAGAGCTCGAAGAGCAGGTCAATCAACTGCAGGCGACCGTCGACGGACTGACCGACGAACTGGTCGAGTGCAAGGTTCGCATCCGCGAACTCGAGAACGCCGTCGATGCAGACATGGGATTCAGCCCGGCCTCGTCGGAGACTGACCCGGAGACAGAACCACCATCGGCCGAAGAACCTAACACCGAGGAAGCCGACCCAACGGACGAACACGACGAGGAACCGGAGACGGACGGCGATTCGGACATCATCATCGCATGA
- a CDS encoding AEC family transporter, with translation MSPVDSDLLSIFATAIAPIIAIAAVGYALGRTQDVDAGPLNTITVYVLAPALVFHSVATTPLGGETLLWLAIGVTGFTLTMATLAEGIGRIAGETEPLLGAFVLTSSFGNAGNYGIPLSDFAFGAVGRSTAVLYIVVQSVLLYTLGVYLAARGRDESALAGVRRVFSIPLVYAVAVGLVAGPLGLLPPAESATMETVGMVGNASIPVMLLLLGVQLSNADLGAALGSVVRANALKMALAPAVAVGVALLSLAAFARLGLEGPQATVARVFVLECATPAAVTPLILVGEFSGGSVEGVTPESYVSTVVFTSTLVSIPTLTALIAILQTGFVL, from the coding sequence GTGTCGCCAGTCGATTCGGACCTGCTGTCGATCTTCGCGACCGCCATCGCGCCGATCATCGCCATCGCGGCGGTGGGGTACGCTCTCGGTCGAACGCAGGACGTCGATGCCGGGCCGCTGAACACGATCACTGTCTACGTGCTCGCGCCGGCGCTGGTCTTTCACAGCGTCGCGACCACGCCGCTCGGCGGGGAGACGTTGCTATGGCTGGCGATCGGCGTCACGGGCTTCACGCTGACGATGGCTACGCTCGCGGAGGGGATCGGCCGGATCGCCGGCGAGACCGAACCCCTGCTCGGGGCGTTCGTCCTGACGAGTTCGTTCGGCAACGCCGGCAACTACGGCATCCCGCTGTCGGATTTCGCCTTCGGCGCGGTCGGTCGCTCGACCGCCGTGCTGTATATCGTCGTCCAGAGCGTCCTGCTGTACACGCTCGGGGTCTATCTCGCCGCCCGCGGTCGCGACGAGAGCGCGCTGGCCGGCGTGCGACGGGTCTTCTCGATCCCGCTCGTCTACGCCGTCGCCGTCGGGCTGGTCGCGGGGCCGCTGGGGCTGTTGCCGCCCGCCGAGAGCGCGACCATGGAGACGGTCGGGATGGTCGGCAACGCTTCGATCCCCGTGATGTTGCTGTTGCTCGGGGTCCAGCTGTCGAACGCCGATCTCGGGGCCGCGCTGGGGAGCGTCGTCCGCGCGAACGCCCTGAAGATGGCGCTCGCGCCGGCCGTCGCCGTCGGCGTCGCGTTGCTCTCGCTGGCGGCCTTTGCCCGACTCGGACTGGAAGGGCCGCAGGCGACCGTCGCCCGCGTGTTCGTCCTCGAGTGTGCGACGCCGGCGGCCGTGACACCGCTGATCCTCGTGGGCGAGTTCTCCGGCGGCTCGGTCGAGGGCGTCACTCCCGAGTCGTACGTCTCGACGGTCGTGTTCACCTCGACGCTCGTCTCGATCCCGACGCTGACCGCGCTGATCGCGATCCTGCAGACCGGTTTCGTTCTCTAG
- a CDS encoding DUF7126 family protein: MIRHPGARATVWLVTVVAVLSFAVGVVNIASQEVALLSAYVPKSIQRLAGFTGAMTGFLMLTSAYGLRKRLRAAWYSTLVLLPVTALQGLVQPGTIPVPLIEVPIPASTPLVVLSVVSIPLVSAGRSQYTESWELSTSQLAALSALIGAQIYGTVGTYALREEFPGVNTVLDAFYFTLVTASTVGYGDFTATSQIGRLFSMSVLVVGVASFGVAAGTLLGPAIEARFAAALGQMSEAQLSMLEDHIIVMGYGELTEPILEGLDEARTAFIVVTPDRERASSLRDREINVLIGDPSDEQPLHDAGIERATGVVAATNNDAEDALAILTARELNPDIRIVAAATDRQNIDKLRRAGADAVISPAVIGGHLLVQSALGQAEVESVADRILGTSGEEVEEIAQDETDDG, encoded by the coding sequence ATGATCCGGCATCCGGGAGCGCGAGCGACGGTCTGGCTCGTGACCGTCGTCGCGGTGCTCTCGTTCGCTGTCGGAGTCGTCAACATCGCGTCCCAGGAAGTGGCCCTACTGAGCGCATACGTCCCGAAGTCAATCCAGCGTCTCGCTGGGTTTACCGGCGCGATGACCGGCTTTCTCATGCTGACCAGTGCCTACGGGCTTCGGAAGCGACTCCGTGCAGCCTGGTACTCGACGCTGGTCTTGCTGCCGGTGACCGCACTGCAGGGACTGGTCCAACCCGGAACGATCCCGGTCCCGTTGATCGAGGTTCCGATCCCGGCTTCGACGCCGCTGGTCGTGCTCTCGGTGGTGTCGATTCCCCTGGTCTCGGCCGGGCGCAGCCAGTACACCGAGTCGTGGGAGCTGTCGACCAGTCAGCTGGCAGCACTGTCGGCACTGATCGGCGCTCAGATCTACGGCACCGTCGGGACCTATGCCCTGCGCGAGGAGTTTCCCGGCGTGAATACGGTGCTCGATGCGTTCTATTTCACGCTCGTAACGGCCTCGACGGTCGGCTACGGCGACTTCACGGCGACCAGTCAGATCGGGCGGCTGTTCAGCATGTCAGTGCTGGTCGTCGGCGTCGCCAGCTTCGGTGTCGCGGCGGGGACGCTACTGGGCCCGGCGATCGAGGCCAGATTCGCGGCCGCGCTCGGACAGATGTCGGAGGCACAACTCAGCATGCTCGAAGACCACATCATCGTCATGGGATATGGCGAACTGACCGAACCGATCCTCGAAGGACTCGACGAAGCGCGCACCGCCTTTATCGTCGTCACGCCGGACAGGGAGCGAGCCTCCTCGCTCCGGGATCGGGAGATCAACGTCCTGATCGGCGACCCGAGCGACGAACAGCCGCTGCACGACGCCGGGATCGAACGCGCGACCGGCGTCGTGGCGGCGACGAACAACGACGCCGAGGACGCGCTCGCCATCCTGACCGCGCGGGAGCTCAACCCCGATATCCGGATCGTCGCGGCGGCGACCGACCGCCAGAACATCGACAAACTCCGGCGAGCCGGCGCGGATGCCGTCATCAGCCCCGCAGTCATCGGCGGGCACTTGCTCGTCCAGTCGGCGCTCGGGCAGGCGGAGGTCGAATCCGTCGCCGATCGAATCCTGGGCACCTCCGGCGAAGAGGTCGAAGAGATCGCCCAAGACGAGACCGACGACGGGTAG
- the smc gene encoding chromosome segregation protein SMC, translated as MHIKELVLDNFKSFGRKTKIPFYEDFTTISGPNGSGKSNIIDAVLFALGLARTSGIRAEKLTDLIYNPGHQDGSAETAGEREASVEVVLDNTDRALERSQVVNAAGTDKIGEVGEITIKRRVKETDDNYYSYYYINGRSVNLSDIRDLLAQAGVTPEGYNVVMQGDVTEIINMTPHARRQIIDEIAGVAEFDEKKEDAFEELDVVEDRIEEADLRIEEKQDRLDQLEDERETALEYQDLREQKEEYEGYRKAAELEDKREEVNDVREEIADRDDELAELQAELDEREGKVVRLEDELAELNREIERKGEDEQLQLKREIEEVKGEISRLEDKVATAEEKLEDAENERRQAFVEIDRKQETIDDLEGEIREIKVEKSSLMAEIQEKEAELESVEAEIEQLGEEFEDVREELESRKEDLADARSERSELQHEQDRLLDEARRRSNDQRQKEEAIEEAEARIPEIEAELEDLRAELDKAEQNRETIAEVVADLTEEKRELQSDLETIEDEISAKQQEYAQLEAKADDSGDTSYGRAVTTVLNAGMDGVHGTVAQLGSVGGQYATACETAAGGRMAHVVVEDDGVGQQCIEYLKSRNAGRATFLPITEMQHRSLPAEPDLPGVVDFAYNLVEFDSEYAPVFSYVLGDTLVVEDMETARDLMGEFRLVTLDGDLVEKSGAMTGGSKSGSRYSFAGSEGKLERVAQRINELEDQRQDVRDDIRDVEDRLEDARDRKSDAAEQVRDIETEIEKREAEREEVREEIADLEADLEAIEDEREEVSERMDEIEADIEAKEAEIEEIEDEIADLEAEIEDSELPELTDEAEAIEAEIDELQDRVDDLDADLNEKQLEKEYAEDAIDELHEKIETAQNRKADRQKEIAELESEIEKQADLLEGKETAVEDLEDELADLKAEREDLRAELSDAKEARDEQKAAVDSVQSEIDALEETEQRLDWEIDELESEVGDYDPEEIPDHHTVESRIGRLESEMEKLEPVNMLAIEEYDDVQSDLEDLEAKRATLQEEADGIRDRIETYEARKKETFMDAFESINDHFESIFERLSNGTGHLYLENEDDPFDGGLTMKAQPGDKPIQRLNAMSGGEKSLTALAFIFAIQRHNPAPFYALDEIDAFLDAANAERVGEMVDELAGDAQFVVVSHRSALLERSERAIGVTMQQDNVSAVTGIDLSAGGVPADD; from the coding sequence ATGCACATCAAAGAGCTCGTACTCGACAACTTCAAGAGCTTCGGTCGGAAGACGAAAATCCCCTTCTACGAGGACTTTACCACCATCAGCGGCCCGAACGGCTCGGGCAAGTCGAACATCATCGACGCCGTGCTGTTCGCACTCGGGCTGGCCCGCACCTCGGGCATCCGTGCCGAGAAGCTGACCGACCTCATCTACAACCCCGGCCATCAGGACGGCAGCGCCGAGACGGCCGGCGAGCGGGAGGCCAGCGTCGAGGTCGTGCTCGACAACACTGATCGAGCGCTGGAGCGCTCGCAGGTCGTCAACGCCGCCGGCACCGACAAGATCGGCGAGGTCGGGGAAATCACGATCAAGCGCCGCGTCAAGGAGACCGACGACAACTACTACTCCTACTATTACATCAACGGTCGGTCGGTCAACCTCTCTGACATCCGGGACCTGCTCGCGCAGGCGGGCGTCACGCCCGAGGGGTACAACGTCGTCATGCAGGGCGACGTGACCGAGATCATCAACATGACGCCTCACGCCCGCCGGCAGATCATCGACGAGATCGCGGGCGTCGCCGAGTTCGACGAAAAGAAAGAGGACGCCTTCGAGGAACTGGACGTCGTCGAAGACCGCATCGAGGAGGCCGACCTCCGGATCGAGGAGAAACAGGACCGGCTCGATCAGCTCGAGGACGAACGCGAGACCGCCCTCGAATATCAGGACCTGCGCGAGCAGAAAGAAGAATACGAGGGTTACCGGAAGGCCGCCGAACTGGAGGACAAACGCGAGGAGGTGAACGACGTCCGCGAGGAGATCGCTGACAGGGACGACGAACTCGCCGAACTGCAGGCCGAACTGGACGAACGGGAAGGGAAGGTCGTCCGGCTGGAGGACGAACTGGCCGAACTCAACCGCGAGATCGAACGCAAGGGCGAGGACGAACAGCTCCAGCTCAAACGGGAGATCGAAGAGGTCAAAGGCGAGATCTCCCGGCTGGAAGACAAGGTCGCCACTGCCGAAGAGAAACTCGAAGACGCCGAGAACGAGCGCAGGCAGGCCTTCGTCGAGATCGATCGCAAGCAGGAGACGATCGACGATCTGGAGGGCGAGATCCGCGAGATCAAAGTCGAGAAGTCCTCGCTGATGGCCGAGATCCAGGAGAAAGAGGCCGAACTGGAGTCGGTCGAGGCCGAGATCGAGCAACTGGGCGAGGAGTTCGAGGACGTCCGCGAGGAGCTGGAATCGCGCAAGGAGGATCTCGCGGACGCCAGATCCGAGCGCAGCGAACTCCAGCACGAGCAGGACCGACTGCTCGACGAAGCGCGGCGGCGGTCGAACGACCAGCGCCAAAAAGAGGAGGCGATCGAGGAGGCCGAGGCTCGCATCCCCGAGATCGAGGCCGAGCTCGAGGACCTGCGTGCGGAACTTGACAAGGCCGAGCAGAACCGCGAGACGATCGCCGAAGTCGTCGCCGATCTCACCGAGGAGAAGCGCGAACTGCAATCGGACCTCGAGACCATCGAGGACGAGATCAGCGCCAAACAGCAGGAGTACGCCCAGCTAGAGGCGAAAGCCGACGACAGCGGTGACACCTCCTACGGGCGGGCGGTGACGACGGTTCTCAACGCCGGCATGGACGGCGTCCACGGGACGGTCGCACAGCTCGGCAGCGTCGGCGGCCAGTACGCGACGGCCTGCGAGACAGCCGCGGGCGGGCGGATGGCACACGTCGTGGTCGAGGACGACGGGGTCGGCCAGCAGTGCATCGAGTACCTCAAGTCCCGCAACGCCGGGCGGGCGACCTTCCTGCCGATCACGGAGATGCAACACCGCTCGCTCCCGGCGGAGCCGGACCTCCCGGGCGTGGTCGATTTCGCCTACAATCTCGTCGAGTTCGACAGCGAGTACGCACCGGTCTTCTCGTACGTGCTGGGCGACACGCTGGTCGTCGAGGACATGGAAACGGCTCGCGATCTGATGGGCGAGTTCCGGCTGGTGACGCTTGACGGTGATCTGGTCGAGAAAAGCGGCGCGATGACCGGTGGTTCGAAGAGCGGCTCTCGCTATTCGTTCGCGGGCAGCGAAGGCAAACTCGAACGGGTCGCCCAGCGGATCAACGAACTCGAGGACCAGCGCCAGGACGTCCGGGACGACATCCGGGACGTCGAGGACCGGCTGGAAGACGCCCGCGACCGCAAGTCCGACGCGGCCGAGCAGGTCCGGGACATCGAAACCGAGATCGAGAAGCGCGAGGCCGAGCGCGAGGAGGTCCGCGAGGAGATCGCCGATCTCGAGGCCGACCTCGAAGCGATCGAGGACGAACGCGAGGAGGTTTCCGAGCGGATGGACGAGATCGAGGCCGACATCGAGGCGAAGGAAGCCGAGATCGAGGAGATCGAAGACGAAATCGCCGATCTCGAAGCCGAGATCGAGGACTCGGAGCTGCCCGAGCTGACCGACGAGGCCGAGGCGATCGAAGCCGAGATCGACGAACTGCAGGACCGGGTCGACGACCTCGACGCGGACCTGAACGAGAAACAGCTGGAGAAAGAGTACGCCGAGGACGCCATCGACGAGCTCCACGAGAAGATCGAGACTGCCCAGAACCGCAAGGCAGACCGCCAGAAGGAGATCGCCGAACTCGAGAGCGAGATCGAGAAGCAAGCGGACCTGCTCGAAGGGAAAGAAACCGCAGTTGAGGACCTCGAAGACGAACTGGCCGACCTCAAGGCCGAGCGCGAGGATCTCCGGGCGGAACTGAGCGACGCCAAGGAGGCGCGCGACGAGCAAAAGGCGGCCGTCGACAGCGTCCAGAGCGAGATCGATGCACTCGAGGAGACCGAACAGCGCCTCGACTGGGAGATCGACGAACTCGAGAGCGAGGTCGGCGACTACGATCCCGAGGAGATCCCCGATCATCACACGGTCGAATCGCGGATCGGCCGCCTGGAGAGCGAGATGGAGAAACTGGAGCCGGTCAACATGCTCGCGATCGAGGAGTACGACGACGTCCAGTCCGACCTCGAAGACCTAGAGGCGAAGCGTGCCACGCTCCAGGAGGAGGCAGACGGGATCCGCGACCGGATCGAGACCTACGAGGCCCGCAAGAAGGAGACGTTCATGGACGCCTTCGAGTCGATCAACGACCACTTCGAGTCGATCTTCGAGCGGCTCTCGAACGGGACGGGCCACCTCTATCTCGAAAACGAGGACGATCCGTTCGACGGCGGGCTGACGATGAAGGCCCAGCCCGGCGACAAGCCGATCCAGCGGCTCAACGCCATGAGCGGCGGCGAGAAGTCGCTGACTGCGCTCGCGTTCATCTTCGCGATCCAGCGCCACAACCCGGCCCCGTTCTACG
- a CDS encoding DUF302 domain-containing protein: protein MAPYTHQYRVDAPFDETIEIVTDALAEEGFGVLSDIDMQAAFEEKLDKEHVRYRILGACNPPLAYDAIDVEFEIGALLPCNVVVYETDGDETGVSVVDPTAVLTITENEAVEPIAEEVSSLVEAAFAAIPNAEPVSA from the coding sequence ATGGCACCCTATACCCACCAGTATCGAGTCGACGCACCGTTCGACGAAACGATCGAGATCGTGACTGACGCGCTCGCCGAAGAGGGGTTCGGAGTCCTCTCCGATATCGACATGCAGGCGGCATTCGAGGAGAAACTCGACAAAGAACACGTCCGGTATCGGATTCTCGGAGCGTGCAACCCGCCGCTCGCGTACGACGCGATCGACGTGGAGTTCGAGATCGGTGCCCTGTTGCCGTGTAACGTCGTCGTCTACGAGACGGACGGCGACGAGACCGGTGTCAGCGTCGTCGATCCGACGGCGGTGCTGACGATTACCGAAAACGAGGCAGTCGAACCAATCGCTGAAGAGGTGAGCAGCCTTGTCGAGGCCGCCTTCGCCGCCATCCCGAACGCCGAACCCGTATCGGCGTGA